From Brassica oleracea var. oleracea cultivar TO1000 chromosome C3, BOL, whole genome shotgun sequence, a single genomic window includes:
- the LOC106332040 gene encoding protein TRANSPARENT TESTA 12-like, producing the protein MGERDEEAEGVGEARIPLLRDQHDEAEEDGDIVGETKKLWRIVGPAIFTRITTYLILFITQAFAGHLGELELAAISIVSNVIVGFNFGLLLGMASALETLCGQAFGAKKYDMLGVYLQRSWIVLFLCSILLLPMYFFATPILKYFGQPDDIAELSGTVALWVIPIHFAFAFFFPLNRFLQCQLKNMVIAILAGVALVVHIFVCWLFVYGLKLGVIGTMATVNVAWCLNVFILFTYATCGGCPLTWTGFSIEAFTGLWEFAKLSAYSGIMLCLENWYYKILILMTGNLKDAKIAVDSLSICMSINGLEMMIPLAFLAGTGVRVANELGAGNGRRARFAMIISVIESLIIGLIFSVLVVFLHDQIGWIFSSSETVIKAVTDLSILLAFTILLNSVQPVLSGVAIGSGWQSFVAYINLGCYYFIGLPLGFVMGWIFKSGVKGIWTGMIFGGTAMQTLILIFIVMRCDWEKEAQKASVRVNKWSISNSEGRH; encoded by the exons ATGGGAGAGAGAGACGAAGAAGCAGAAGGTGTAGGGGAGGCGAGGATTCCTCTGCTAAGGGATCAGCATGATGAAGCGGAGGAAGACGGAGATATAGTGGGAGAGACGAAGAAGCTATGGCGTATCGTTGGACCAGCCATATTCACAAGAATCACAACCTACTTGATCCTTTTCATCACTCAGGCCTTTGCCGGCCACCTCGGCGAGCTTGAACTCGCCGCCATCTCCATCGTCAGCAACGTCATCGTCGGCTTCAACTTCGGCCTCCTA CTTGGAATGGCGAGTGCGTTGGAAACATTGTGTGGTCAAGCATTTGGAGCTAAAAAATATGACATGTTAGGAGTGTATTTGCAGCGATCTTGGATTGTTCTCTTCTTATGTTCCATCTTACTACTCCCTATGTACTTCTTTGCTACTCCGATTCTTAAGTACTTTGGCCAGCCTGATGACATAGCTGAGCTCTCCGGTACTGTAGCCCTTTGGGTTATTCCTATCCATTTCGCATTTGCCTTCTTCTTCCCTCTCAACCGGTTCCTCCAATGCCAGCTTAAGAATATG GTGATTGCAATTTTGGCTGGAGTGGCACTTGTAGTTCACATATTCGTGTGCTGGCTTTTTGTATACGGTCTTAAACTTGGAGTCATAGGGACCATGGCTACTGTTAACGTGGCTTGGTGTCTCAATGTCTTCATCTTATTTACTTACGCTACTTGTGGCGGTTGTCCACTCACTTGGACTGGTTTCTCCATCGAAGCTTTCACCGGGCTTTGGGAATTTGCTAAGCTCTCTGCCTACTCTGGTATTATGCTTTG CTTGGAAAATTGGTACTATAAGATTTTAATACTGATGACTGGAAATCTGAAAGATGCAAAAATTGCCGTCGACTCTTTGTCTATATG CATGTCAATAAATGGACTGGAGATGATGATTCCACTTGCTTTCCTCGCCGGGACAGG CGTACGAGTGGCAAATGAATTAGGAGCAGGCAATGGAAGAAGAGCAAGATTTGCAATGATCATATCAGTGATAGAATCGTTGATTATTGGTTTAATATTTTCGGTTCTTGTAGTATTTCTTCATGATCAAATCGGTTGGATCTTCTCTTCGAGTGAAACCGTCATAAAAGCAGTCACTGATCTCTCTATCCTTTTAGCCTTTACTATTCTTCTTAACAGTGTCCAACCGGTTCTTTCTG GTGTTGCGATTGGTTCGGGTTGGCAATCATTCGTGGCATATATAAATTTGGGATGCTATTATTTCATCGGTCTTCCACTTGGATTTGTCATGGGATGGATTTTTAAGTCTGGTGTCAAG GGCATTTGGACTGGTATGATATTCGGAGGAACCGCGATGCAGACATTGATATTGATTTTTATTGTTATGAGATGTGACTGGGAAAAAGAG GCACAAAAAGCAAGCGTCCGCGTTAACAAATGGTCGATCTCAAATTCAGAGGGAAGACACTGA